One window of the Oncorhynchus mykiss isolate Arlee chromosome 5, USDA_OmykA_1.1, whole genome shotgun sequence genome contains the following:
- the LOC110524265 gene encoding voltage-dependent calcium channel beta subunit-associated regulatory protein isoform X2, translating to MSNESTVWNNLTENSTGVPFEPGKQNGYVLLLVLLSIFLGGTLVLLSVILIVSRRCCDGDRSYNSASDDPEKTNTTYTEASQPVHEITIRVDESDCLSAASSHMDMETERFLSTGTQGGRRVSFNEAALFNHGRKALDKGRRYTLTEGDFHHLKNARLTHLHIPPLALKIVTIHECESSEISIAMTTRPAAKSSLSIFQPALCALRPLPQTALTSLSVSPSSALPGDTLNSVVDSSFSESPLVPGPKELCSSSIEVMVSGSRNGGSPSLSDGASVTSVTGASPSAGVGQGPVLQFFTKLRRHASLEGASPYFKKWKLDSSQRASSLDTRGSPKRRQFQRQRAASESMDQEDNDAHHMDLIQYIARTQDVTYHPSPSARLLSPKPPPSLGRLEVEVVVEPSCSRGQVAGLIGLSPESQDEAASLGDCRQESLASDHQALYRDIWTLRASLEQYGSSDQINNDRDSVRSDADSVSSLGGRTERGELPSNPSQDIGDEPEGDVELPVDDGMGEEKEEKKKGGKQDSVESERVSDGESGNRKLMQMDSGYTSIEAPSRAPEELRLFGSSGSIDRTALEKRHYFTSAGHTGTVGESFEARIFEEEPGEEMLVGATGGIAIETSRSPLGWSPYGQMFTPREAQPHSHPPLSLHRRDYSIDKKTDALFHEFLRHDPQFDQQESPRKHRSRIHLRKQWQRNKQYSDPGVRYQYHSFERQRTPLRRGDSVNYPLDTGFHSTLPRIVSAPDEEASEGAPSTPQMPKAEVVAGGAGEVEEGDRRRASPSSSCGSSTVTIRDLEGRASCSPPTVPDREGLLGEQPNPQEDTRQAVHPPEAPYEPPQPPDTGNSRQTITAELTDKLCATLDERLYTGLQRTNDTVVVTECMVKVVHASPDHSPV from the exons ATGAGCAATGAGTCTACCGTCTGGAACAACCTCACCGAGAACTCCACC GGGGTCCCATTTGAACCTGGTAAACAGAATGGTTACGTCCTACTGCTGGTGCTCCTGTCCATCTTCCTAGGGGGAACACTGGTCCTGCTATCTGTCATCCTGATTGTCTCCAGACGCTGCTGTGATGGAGACCGCAGCTATAACAG TGCCAGCGACGACCCTGAGAAAACCAACACGACCTACACTGAGGCGTCTCAACCAGTCCATG AGATCACCATCCGGGTCGACGAGTCAGACTGCCTGTCGGCCGCCAGCTCCCACATGGACATGGAGACGGAGCGCTTCCTGTCCACGGGCACCCAGGGCGGCCGCCGGGTCTCCTTCAACGAGGCGGCGCTCTTCAACCACGGCAGGAAGGCCCTGGATAAAGGCCGCAG GTACACGTTGACTGAGGGTGACTTCCACCACCTGAAGAATGCGCGACTCACACACCTCCACATCCCGCCCCTGGCCCTCAAGATCGTCACCATCCACGAGTGTGAGTCATCAGAGATCAGCATCGCCATGACGACTCGCCCCGCCGCCAAGTCCAGCCTTTCCATCTTCCAG CCGGCACTGTGTGCCCTGCGGCCCCTACCCCAGACAGCGTTGACCAGTCTGAGTGTCAGCCCCAGCTCAGCCCTCCCTGGGGACACCCTCAACTCGGTGGtggactccagcttcagtgagaGTCCCCTTGTCCCGGGACCCAAGGAGCTCTGCAGCAGCAGC attGAGGTGATGGTTTCTGGCTCCAGGAATGGGGGCAGTCCGTCTTTGAGTGATGGGGCGTCGGTGACGTCTGTGACGGGTGCGTCCCCTAGCGCAGGAGTGGGGCAGGGCCCGGTCCTGCAGTTCTTCACCAAGCTGAGGCGCCATGCCAGCCTAGAGGGGGCCAGCCCATACTTCAAGAAGTGGAAGCTGGACAGCAGCCAGCGGGCTTCTAGTCTGGACACCAGAG GGTCCCCTAAGAGGAGGCAGTTCCAGCGGCAGCGCGCCGCCAGCGAGAGCATGGACCAGGAGGATAATGACGCCCACCACATGGACCTCATCCAGTACATCGCCCGCACCCAAGACGTCACCTACCACCCTAGCCCCTCCGCCCGCCTCCTCTCCCCCAAGCCACCACCCTCCCTCGGCAG gttagaggtggaggtggtggtggagccCAGCTGCAGCAGGGGCCAAGTAGCGGGGTTGATCGGCCTGTCCCCGGAGTCCCAGGACGAGGCAGCGAGCCTGGGGGACTGTAGACAGGAGAGCTTGGCCTCAGACCACCAGGCCTTGTACAGAGACATCTGGACGCTCCGGGCCTCTCTAGAGCAGTACGGCTCCTCAGACCAGATCAACAACGACAGGGACTCTGTTCGCAGCGACGCCGACAGTGTCAGCTCCCTGGGGGGCCGGACCGAGAGGGGGGAACTGCCCAGTAACCCCTCCCAGGACATCGGGGATGAACCCGAAGGGGATGTAGAGCTGCCCGTGGATgatgggatgggagaggagaaggaagagaagaagaaaggggggAAGCAGGACAGTGTGGAGTCAGAGAGGGTCAGTGACGGGGAGTCAGGCAATCGTAAGCTCATGCAGATGGACAGTGGCTATACGTCTATAGAGGCTCCATCACGGGCGCCAGAGGAGCTAAGACTGTTTGGCAGTAGTGGCAGTATAGACAGGACGGCCCTGGAGAAGAGACACTACTTCACCAGTGCAGGGCACACTGGCACAGTTGGCGAGAGCTTCGAAGCCCGCATCTTCGAGGAAGAGCCAGGCGAGGAGATGCTGGTGGGGGCGACGGGCGGCATCGCAATAGAAACGTCCAGGTCTCCCCTGGGCTGGTCTCCGTATGGGCAGATGTTCACTCCACGAGAGGCGCAGCCGCACTCCCACCCACCCTTATCATTACACCGCCGTGACTACAGCATCGACAAGAAAACTGACGCGCTTTTCCATGAGTTCCTCCGCCACGACCCCCAGTTCGACCAGCAGGAGTCACCGAGGAAACATCGCTCGCGCATCCACCTCCGCAAACAGTGGCAGCGCAACAAGCAGTACAGTGACCCGGGCGTTCGCTACCAGTACCACTCCTTTGAGAGGCAGCGGACCCCCCTGCGACGAGGCGATAGCGTCAACTACCCTCTGGACACAGGCTTCCACAGCACACTGCCACGCATCGTCAGTGCGCCTGATGAGGAGGCCAGCGAGGGGGCCCCCAGTACCCCCCAGATGCCAAAGGCCGAGGTGGTGGCAGGCGGggcaggagaggtggaggaaggagacaggaggagagcgAGTCCCAGCAGTAGCTGTGGCAGCAGCACCGTGACCATTAGAGACCTGGAAGGGAGGGCATCCTGTTCCCCTCCCACTGTTCCGGATAGAGAGGGCCTGCTAGGGGAGCAGCCCAACCCCCAGGAAGACACTAGGCAGGCGGTACACCCCCCTGAGGCCCCTTACGAGCCCCCCCAGCCTCCTGACACGGGCAACAGCCGACAGACCATCACAGCCGAGCTGACGGACAAGCTGTGCGCCACTCTGGATGAGCGGCTGTACACAGGCCTGCAACGGACCAACGACACAGTGGTGGTGACAGAGTGTATGGTGAAGGTCGTTCACGCCTCCCCCGACCACAGCCCAGTGTAG
- the LOC110524265 gene encoding voltage-dependent calcium channel beta subunit-associated regulatory protein isoform X1, which produces MSNESTVWNNLTENSTGVPFEPGKQNGYVLLLVLLSIFLGGTLVLLSVILIVSRRCCDGDRSYNSASDDPEKTNTTYTEASQPVHAEITIRVDESDCLSAASSHMDMETERFLSTGTQGGRRVSFNEAALFNHGRKALDKGRRYTLTEGDFHHLKNARLTHLHIPPLALKIVTIHECESSEISIAMTTRPAAKSSLSIFQPALCALRPLPQTALTSLSVSPSSALPGDTLNSVVDSSFSESPLVPGPKELCSSSIEVMVSGSRNGGSPSLSDGASVTSVTGASPSAGVGQGPVLQFFTKLRRHASLEGASPYFKKWKLDSSQRASSLDTRGSPKRRQFQRQRAASESMDQEDNDAHHMDLIQYIARTQDVTYHPSPSARLLSPKPPPSLGRLEVEVVVEPSCSRGQVAGLIGLSPESQDEAASLGDCRQESLASDHQALYRDIWTLRASLEQYGSSDQINNDRDSVRSDADSVSSLGGRTERGELPSNPSQDIGDEPEGDVELPVDDGMGEEKEEKKKGGKQDSVESERVSDGESGNRKLMQMDSGYTSIEAPSRAPEELRLFGSSGSIDRTALEKRHYFTSAGHTGTVGESFEARIFEEEPGEEMLVGATGGIAIETSRSPLGWSPYGQMFTPREAQPHSHPPLSLHRRDYSIDKKTDALFHEFLRHDPQFDQQESPRKHRSRIHLRKQWQRNKQYSDPGVRYQYHSFERQRTPLRRGDSVNYPLDTGFHSTLPRIVSAPDEEASEGAPSTPQMPKAEVVAGGAGEVEEGDRRRASPSSSCGSSTVTIRDLEGRASCSPPTVPDREGLLGEQPNPQEDTRQAVHPPEAPYEPPQPPDTGNSRQTITAELTDKLCATLDERLYTGLQRTNDTVVVTECMVKVVHASPDHSPV; this is translated from the exons ATGAGCAATGAGTCTACCGTCTGGAACAACCTCACCGAGAACTCCACC GGGGTCCCATTTGAACCTGGTAAACAGAATGGTTACGTCCTACTGCTGGTGCTCCTGTCCATCTTCCTAGGGGGAACACTGGTCCTGCTATCTGTCATCCTGATTGTCTCCAGACGCTGCTGTGATGGAGACCGCAGCTATAACAG TGCCAGCGACGACCCTGAGAAAACCAACACGACCTACACTGAGGCGTCTCAACCAGTCCATG CAGAGATCACCATCCGGGTCGACGAGTCAGACTGCCTGTCGGCCGCCAGCTCCCACATGGACATGGAGACGGAGCGCTTCCTGTCCACGGGCACCCAGGGCGGCCGCCGGGTCTCCTTCAACGAGGCGGCGCTCTTCAACCACGGCAGGAAGGCCCTGGATAAAGGCCGCAG GTACACGTTGACTGAGGGTGACTTCCACCACCTGAAGAATGCGCGACTCACACACCTCCACATCCCGCCCCTGGCCCTCAAGATCGTCACCATCCACGAGTGTGAGTCATCAGAGATCAGCATCGCCATGACGACTCGCCCCGCCGCCAAGTCCAGCCTTTCCATCTTCCAG CCGGCACTGTGTGCCCTGCGGCCCCTACCCCAGACAGCGTTGACCAGTCTGAGTGTCAGCCCCAGCTCAGCCCTCCCTGGGGACACCCTCAACTCGGTGGtggactccagcttcagtgagaGTCCCCTTGTCCCGGGACCCAAGGAGCTCTGCAGCAGCAGC attGAGGTGATGGTTTCTGGCTCCAGGAATGGGGGCAGTCCGTCTTTGAGTGATGGGGCGTCGGTGACGTCTGTGACGGGTGCGTCCCCTAGCGCAGGAGTGGGGCAGGGCCCGGTCCTGCAGTTCTTCACCAAGCTGAGGCGCCATGCCAGCCTAGAGGGGGCCAGCCCATACTTCAAGAAGTGGAAGCTGGACAGCAGCCAGCGGGCTTCTAGTCTGGACACCAGAG GGTCCCCTAAGAGGAGGCAGTTCCAGCGGCAGCGCGCCGCCAGCGAGAGCATGGACCAGGAGGATAATGACGCCCACCACATGGACCTCATCCAGTACATCGCCCGCACCCAAGACGTCACCTACCACCCTAGCCCCTCCGCCCGCCTCCTCTCCCCCAAGCCACCACCCTCCCTCGGCAG gttagaggtggaggtggtggtggagccCAGCTGCAGCAGGGGCCAAGTAGCGGGGTTGATCGGCCTGTCCCCGGAGTCCCAGGACGAGGCAGCGAGCCTGGGGGACTGTAGACAGGAGAGCTTGGCCTCAGACCACCAGGCCTTGTACAGAGACATCTGGACGCTCCGGGCCTCTCTAGAGCAGTACGGCTCCTCAGACCAGATCAACAACGACAGGGACTCTGTTCGCAGCGACGCCGACAGTGTCAGCTCCCTGGGGGGCCGGACCGAGAGGGGGGAACTGCCCAGTAACCCCTCCCAGGACATCGGGGATGAACCCGAAGGGGATGTAGAGCTGCCCGTGGATgatgggatgggagaggagaaggaagagaagaagaaaggggggAAGCAGGACAGTGTGGAGTCAGAGAGGGTCAGTGACGGGGAGTCAGGCAATCGTAAGCTCATGCAGATGGACAGTGGCTATACGTCTATAGAGGCTCCATCACGGGCGCCAGAGGAGCTAAGACTGTTTGGCAGTAGTGGCAGTATAGACAGGACGGCCCTGGAGAAGAGACACTACTTCACCAGTGCAGGGCACACTGGCACAGTTGGCGAGAGCTTCGAAGCCCGCATCTTCGAGGAAGAGCCAGGCGAGGAGATGCTGGTGGGGGCGACGGGCGGCATCGCAATAGAAACGTCCAGGTCTCCCCTGGGCTGGTCTCCGTATGGGCAGATGTTCACTCCACGAGAGGCGCAGCCGCACTCCCACCCACCCTTATCATTACACCGCCGTGACTACAGCATCGACAAGAAAACTGACGCGCTTTTCCATGAGTTCCTCCGCCACGACCCCCAGTTCGACCAGCAGGAGTCACCGAGGAAACATCGCTCGCGCATCCACCTCCGCAAACAGTGGCAGCGCAACAAGCAGTACAGTGACCCGGGCGTTCGCTACCAGTACCACTCCTTTGAGAGGCAGCGGACCCCCCTGCGACGAGGCGATAGCGTCAACTACCCTCTGGACACAGGCTTCCACAGCACACTGCCACGCATCGTCAGTGCGCCTGATGAGGAGGCCAGCGAGGGGGCCCCCAGTACCCCCCAGATGCCAAAGGCCGAGGTGGTGGCAGGCGGggcaggagaggtggaggaaggagacaggaggagagcgAGTCCCAGCAGTAGCTGTGGCAGCAGCACCGTGACCATTAGAGACCTGGAAGGGAGGGCATCCTGTTCCCCTCCCACTGTTCCGGATAGAGAGGGCCTGCTAGGGGAGCAGCCCAACCCCCAGGAAGACACTAGGCAGGCGGTACACCCCCCTGAGGCCCCTTACGAGCCCCCCCAGCCTCCTGACACGGGCAACAGCCGACAGACCATCACAGCCGAGCTGACGGACAAGCTGTGCGCCACTCTGGATGAGCGGCTGTACACAGGCCTGCAACGGACCAACGACACAGTGGTGGTGACAGAGTGTATGGTGAAGGTCGTTCACGCCTCCCCCGACCACAGCCCAGTGTAG